The following are encoded together in the Pelosinus sp. IPA-1 genome:
- a CDS encoding CBS domain-containing protein produces the protein MFVESRMTANPITITSTTTIADASEIMRTNKFRRLPVVDGGKLVGIVTDRDLRAVSASPATALSIFELNYLLAKMKVKEIMQKQVITISAGATVEEAAILMYNHRIGGLVVVNDQQVVAGVITETDIFKSFVDIMGLVEGKTRITLDVTDKIGLLHEISEVFLAMNINITSMVSYALPDGKIEMIIRADIVDTDDLAKALEDKGYPISHIVRI, from the coding sequence ATGTTTGTGGAAAGTAGAATGACAGCAAATCCCATAACCATTACTTCAACTACAACAATTGCTGATGCTTCAGAGATTATGCGCACTAATAAATTCCGTCGTTTACCCGTAGTAGATGGCGGAAAACTAGTAGGTATTGTTACTGACCGAGACCTTCGTGCAGTATCTGCATCTCCAGCCACGGCCTTATCCATCTTTGAACTGAATTACTTGTTAGCTAAAATGAAAGTAAAAGAGATTATGCAAAAACAAGTTATTACGATTAGTGCAGGTGCTACGGTGGAAGAAGCAGCTATCTTGATGTATAATCATCGCATCGGTGGCTTGGTAGTAGTAAATGATCAGCAGGTAGTAGCAGGTGTAATTACGGAAACAGATATTTTCAAAAGTTTTGTTGATATTATGGGGCTAGTAGAGGGTAAGACTCGCATCACTCTTGACGTAACAGATAAGATTGGATTGCTTCATGAAATTTCCGAAGTGTTCTTAGCAATGAACATTAATATCACAAGTATGGTTAGCTATGCCCTACCTGATGGAAAAATAGAAATGATAATACGCGCCGATATTGTAGATACAGACGACTTGGCAAAGGCATTAGAAGATAAAGGATATCCTATTAGTCATATTGTTCGTATCTAG
- a CDS encoding ABC transporter ATP-binding protein produces the protein MLKIENIDVFYGAIHALKGISVEVQEGEIVTLIGANGAGKSTILRTISGLLKPKAGQITFEGKNIAGAAAQDIVKMSISQVPEGRRVFANMSVLENLELGAYIRSDSKGIQEDMEKVFERFPRLSERRGQLAGTLSGGEQQMLAMGRALMSRPRLLLLDEPSMGLAPLLVKEIFSIIKEINASGTTVLLVEQNAHMALSIANRAYVLETGRITLSGDAKELAASEEIRKAYLGG, from the coding sequence ATGTTAAAAATAGAAAATATTGATGTTTTTTATGGTGCAATTCATGCGCTTAAAGGTATTAGCGTTGAGGTGCAAGAAGGTGAAATTGTTACCTTAATAGGTGCAAATGGAGCGGGTAAGAGTACAATTTTACGTACTATTTCTGGACTATTAAAACCTAAGGCTGGTCAGATTACCTTTGAGGGAAAAAACATTGCAGGGGCAGCAGCTCAAGATATTGTAAAAATGAGCATTTCCCAGGTTCCTGAAGGACGTAGAGTATTTGCAAATATGTCCGTTTTAGAAAACCTAGAACTAGGAGCTTATATTAGAAGTGACAGCAAGGGGATTCAAGAAGACATGGAGAAAGTCTTTGAGAGGTTTCCTCGTTTATCGGAGCGCCGTGGTCAATTAGCTGGTACCTTGTCAGGCGGTGAACAACAGATGTTGGCTATGGGACGTGCGTTAATGAGTCGTCCTCGCTTGTTACTATTAGATGAGCCTTCCATGGGTCTTGCACCTTTGTTAGTAAAAGAAATTTTTTCGATTATCAAAGAAATTAACGCGAGTGGTACGACGGTTCTTTTGGTAGAACAAAATGCTCATATGGCCCTATCAATTGCCAACAGGGCTTATGTATTAGAAACAGGGCGGATTACGCTTTCAGGTGATGCGAAAGAACTGGCTGCAAGTGAAGAAATACGCAAAGCTTACTTAGGCGGTTAA
- a CDS encoding branched-chain amino acid ABC transporter permease translates to MGKNKKELLALAACVVFYAVVQGLIMLDIIGPFWELNLVLICINIILAVSLNLINGFTGQFSIGHAGFMAVGAYLGAVLTVKLQLPFIVAILGGAAAAGFLGFVIGLPTLRLDGDYLAIATLGLGEIIRITILNIPYVGGASGFMGIPRYSNFTWVFFATVITVFFIRNLINSTHGRACISIRENQIAAEDMGIDTTKYKVMAFTIGAAFAGVAGTLFSHYFYIAHPASFTFMKSFDILTIVVLGGLGSISGSITAAVLLTFVSAALAGYPEWRMIIYSLMLIVLMLYRPQGLFGNKEISLKIFGRLMGGTKRGNTQSN, encoded by the coding sequence ATGGGAAAAAATAAAAAAGAATTATTAGCACTGGCAGCTTGTGTCGTTTTTTATGCAGTTGTTCAAGGGTTGATTATGCTAGATATTATCGGACCCTTTTGGGAGCTAAACTTAGTTCTGATTTGTATTAATATCATACTGGCAGTAAGCTTGAATCTAATTAATGGTTTTACAGGGCAATTTTCCATTGGTCATGCTGGTTTTATGGCTGTTGGGGCCTACTTAGGTGCCGTACTAACAGTTAAATTACAACTACCTTTCATTGTTGCTATTTTAGGGGGCGCGGCTGCGGCTGGCTTCTTGGGATTCGTAATAGGGCTGCCTACCCTTAGATTAGACGGAGACTATTTAGCGATAGCTACATTAGGCCTAGGGGAGATCATCCGTATTACCATTCTTAATATTCCTTATGTGGGCGGAGCTTCTGGTTTTATGGGTATTCCTCGCTATAGTAATTTTACTTGGGTATTTTTTGCTACAGTGATTACTGTATTTTTCATTAGAAATTTAATTAATTCTACGCACGGCCGAGCTTGCATCTCTATTCGTGAAAATCAGATTGCGGCGGAGGATATGGGGATTGATACTACCAAATATAAGGTAATGGCTTTTACGATTGGTGCTGCCTTTGCTGGTGTCGCAGGAACCTTATTCTCTCATTATTTTTATATTGCCCATCCCGCGTCTTTCACATTCATGAAATCCTTTGATATCTTGACAATCGTTGTGTTAGGCGGATTAGGCAGTATTAGTGGATCAATAACTGCTGCTGTTTTGTTGACCTTTGTTTCTGCCGCATTAGCTGGCTATCCAGAGTGGCGCATGATTATTTACTCATTAATGCTAATTGTATTGATGTTATATCGGCCACAAGGATTATTTGGCAACAAGGAAATCAGCCTTAAAATCTTTGGCCGTTTGATGGGAGGTACTAAGCGTGGCAATACTCAAAGCAACTAA
- a CDS encoding GGDEF domain-containing protein, translated as MLEYETHKKVQIGYIANLISLGCCLALQLITVSDLLNSQIYLYILLAIVYGVLLVFPLKRFAAYDISTFFLTVSLLVYFYMSTPNFMAVVLFYLYAVQIGLTFDRKYSLAGAMVIAVIFFVASIDQVEIDQKNMIWIIMHSLLIINVNVLAQHLSQLEHQALHQNEKVKQLLSQMENSYKTVSALAEKDELTTLYNYRSFRNKLEELVPYNIAILLLDVDYFKIFNDSYGHLCGDAVLRDMATVLKGSLREGDMVFRYGGEEFAVIIQCSNETEVQTTAVRISNNVERHPFYFGKESALHVTVSIGYAIGKEGIETTEELFRIADEALYNAKESGRNLIGCPNGQICNPTTSPLYHVS; from the coding sequence ATGCTTGAATATGAGACTCATAAAAAGGTACAGATTGGATATATTGCAAATCTTATATCACTAGGTTGTTGTTTAGCCTTACAATTAATAACGGTATCGGACCTGCTAAATAGCCAAATATATCTATATATACTATTGGCTATAGTATATGGAGTATTACTTGTTTTTCCGTTAAAGAGATTCGCTGCCTATGATATAAGCACATTTTTTCTAACTGTCAGTTTATTAGTCTATTTTTATATGAGCACCCCTAATTTTATGGCAGTAGTATTATTTTATTTGTATGCTGTTCAGATCGGCTTAACATTTGATCGTAAATACTCCTTGGCTGGAGCAATGGTGATTGCAGTCATTTTTTTTGTTGCCAGTATAGACCAAGTGGAAATTGATCAAAAAAATATGATTTGGATTATAATGCACAGTTTATTGATTATCAATGTGAATGTTTTGGCTCAACATTTATCACAGCTTGAACACCAAGCCTTACACCAAAATGAAAAAGTAAAACAACTACTCAGTCAGATGGAAAATTCCTATAAAACGGTAAGTGCATTAGCAGAAAAGGACGAGCTGACTACATTATATAACTATCGTTCCTTCCGGAATAAATTAGAGGAGTTAGTGCCCTATAATATAGCAATACTGCTCTTAGATGTAGATTATTTTAAGATTTTTAATGATTCCTATGGACATTTATGCGGTGATGCTGTGCTTAGGGATATGGCGACAGTATTAAAAGGTAGTCTACGAGAAGGCGATATGGTATTTCGTTATGGAGGCGAAGAGTTTGCAGTGATAATTCAGTGTAGTAATGAAACGGAAGTGCAGACAACAGCTGTACGGATTTCAAATAATGTAGAGCGACACCCCTTCTATTTCGGAAAGGAATCTGCATTACATGTAACAGTTAGTATTGGATATGCTATTGGCAAAGAAGGGATAGAAACAACTGAAGAGCTTTTTAGGATTGCCGATGAAGCCTTATACAACGCCAAAGAGAGTGGCAGAAACTTAATTGGTTGTCCAAATGGCCAAATTTGTAATCCAACCACTTCACCTTTATATCATGTTAGTTAA
- a CDS encoding mechanosensitive ion channel family protein, giving the protein MPMLLTPDFLLLAGNKIMRIIGILLVAAIILRLFSLAVNRVFIPNVGIKAFHFDEKRARTFGGLLQSIVRYVIYFITIVMLLQEFKIDTTSIVAGAGIIGLAIGVGAQSLIRDFVTGFFIVLENQFAVGDYIVSGDMAGTVEDIGLRVTKLRDGNGVLHIIPHGVISRVSNYTRGHMQAVVNIPVSYEADITNVLSLLDQACVAIGKDMIEVIEGPTVVGVVDLRSQEVVVRVVAKTVPLEQGKVENALRYKIKSLFDEAHILPPVQMFRGLKEEENK; this is encoded by the coding sequence ATGCCCATGTTGCTTACACCGGATTTTTTATTATTAGCTGGTAATAAAATAATGCGGATTATTGGAATTTTACTCGTAGCTGCGATCATCTTGAGGTTATTCTCCCTTGCTGTTAACCGGGTATTCATTCCCAATGTAGGGATTAAAGCCTTTCACTTTGATGAAAAGCGCGCTCGAACCTTTGGGGGATTATTACAAAGCATTGTACGTTATGTGATTTATTTTATTACCATTGTAATGTTATTGCAGGAGTTTAAAATTGATACCACCTCTATTGTAGCAGGTGCCGGAATTATCGGGTTAGCAATAGGTGTAGGGGCTCAGAGTTTGATTCGAGATTTTGTAACAGGTTTTTTTATTGTCTTAGAAAATCAGTTTGCAGTCGGAGATTATATTGTCAGTGGTGATATGGCAGGTACAGTAGAGGATATTGGTTTACGAGTTACAAAATTGCGGGATGGTAATGGAGTATTGCATATTATTCCTCATGGCGTCATATCTAGGGTCAGTAATTATACTAGAGGCCATATGCAAGCGGTGGTGAATATACCGGTATCTTATGAGGCTGATATCACTAACGTTTTATCCTTATTAGATCAAGCATGCGTTGCGATTGGTAAGGATATGATAGAAGTGATAGAGGGTCCTACGGTAGTAGGAGTTGTAGATCTTCGTTCACAGGAAGTAGTAGTTCGTGTAGTAGCTAAGACCGTACCGTTAGAACAAGGGAAAGTAGAGAATGCGCTAAGATACAAGATTAAAAGTTTATTCGATGAGGCTCATATTTTGCCTCCCGTACAGATGTTTAGAGGGCTAAAGGAGGAAGAGAATAAATGA
- a CDS encoding ABC transporter ATP-binding protein codes for MAILKATKLSKVFGGLKAVSDFSIDINKGELIGLIGPNGAGKTTAFNLLTGVYQPTTGQIDFDDKSIIGFKPFQITQKGVARTFQNIRLFSELSVLDNVKIAYHFHVKYGLLESVLRMGRYHSEEKEIEERAIKLLEIFKLGHKKDEIAKNLPYGEQRRLEIARALAAQPKLLLLDEPAAGMNPQETQQLMQMIKWIRQEFDLTILLIEHDMQLVMNVCERIYVLEYGSIIAQGTPEEIKNNPRVIEAYLGEEVESC; via the coding sequence GTGGCAATACTCAAAGCAACTAAACTTTCTAAAGTGTTTGGCGGACTAAAGGCCGTATCTGATTTTTCGATAGATATTAACAAAGGCGAGTTAATTGGTTTAATTGGTCCGAATGGAGCTGGCAAAACAACAGCATTTAATTTGTTAACAGGTGTTTATCAGCCGACAACAGGCCAGATTGATTTTGATGACAAAAGTATTATCGGGTTTAAACCCTTTCAAATTACCCAAAAAGGGGTAGCTAGAACCTTTCAAAATATTCGTTTGTTCTCTGAGTTATCTGTACTGGATAATGTTAAGATTGCTTATCATTTTCATGTAAAGTATGGACTATTAGAGTCTGTATTGCGTATGGGTAGGTATCATAGCGAAGAAAAAGAAATTGAAGAAAGAGCTATAAAATTATTAGAAATATTTAAGTTAGGCCATAAGAAGGATGAAATTGCTAAGAATTTACCTTATGGTGAGCAACGTAGATTAGAGATTGCTAGAGCCTTAGCGGCTCAGCCAAAACTTCTACTGCTTGATGAGCCAGCGGCGGGGATGAATCCTCAGGAAACTCAGCAATTAATGCAAATGATAAAGTGGATAAGACAAGAATTTGACTTAACAATTTTATTAATTGAACATGATATGCAGTTAGTTATGAATGTTTGCGAACGTATTTATGTACTAGAATATGGTAGTATTATTGCCCAAGGAACGCCTGAGGAAATCAAGAATAACCCTAGGGTTATTGAGGCCTACCTCGGAGAGGAGGTTGAGTCATGTTAA
- a CDS encoding ABC transporter substrate-binding protein → MKKGKWIGALMATAMIALAVTGCGGGKPAVDVIKLGANLEMTGGNATFGKSASNGANLAIKEVNAKGGVLGKQLSLVIADNKSEAAEAANSMQKLITQDKVVAVIAPIASSSVIAGAQVNQDNKVLAISPTASNPKVTVDPTTNKVRDYLFRAAFIDPFQGSVMANFATKTLKAKTAAVYIDNSSDYAKGLGQFFKETFIKNGGQVIVEEAYLAKDTDFKATLTKIKAANVDVVFVPGYYQEVGMLIKQAREIGLNMPFMGGDGWDSAKLPEIAGPQALNNTFFANHYSPDDNSPEIKSFVDAYKAEYKETPDAFAALAYDATMMVIEAIKRANSVDTVKIKDELAKTKDYNAVSGKITLNETHDAVKSAVIIEMKDGKQTFKEKINP, encoded by the coding sequence ATGAAAAAGGGAAAATGGATCGGTGCCCTTATGGCAACTGCAATGATAGCACTAGCAGTTACAGGTTGTGGTGGTGGTAAACCAGCTGTAGATGTAATTAAGCTTGGAGCTAATTTAGAAATGACTGGTGGTAACGCAACTTTTGGTAAGTCGGCGAGTAACGGTGCTAATCTAGCAATCAAAGAAGTCAATGCTAAGGGCGGTGTATTAGGTAAGCAATTAAGTTTAGTCATTGCTGATAATAAGAGTGAAGCTGCAGAAGCCGCAAATTCTATGCAGAAATTAATTACTCAAGATAAGGTAGTCGCGGTCATTGCCCCGATTGCTTCTTCTAGTGTAATTGCTGGTGCTCAAGTAAACCAAGATAATAAAGTATTGGCCATTAGTCCAACAGCGTCAAACCCTAAAGTTACTGTAGATCCCACAACGAATAAAGTTCGAGATTATTTGTTTAGGGCTGCATTTATTGATCCCTTCCAAGGTTCTGTAATGGCTAACTTTGCCACAAAAACTCTAAAAGCCAAGACCGCAGCCGTTTATATTGATAATTCTAGTGATTACGCTAAAGGTTTAGGACAATTCTTTAAAGAAACCTTTATTAAAAACGGCGGTCAAGTCATTGTGGAAGAAGCATATTTAGCGAAGGACACAGATTTTAAAGCTACCTTAACTAAGATAAAGGCAGCGAATGTAGATGTCGTATTTGTACCTGGTTATTATCAAGAAGTAGGAATGCTTATAAAGCAAGCTCGTGAAATTGGTTTGAATATGCCGTTTATGGGTGGTGATGGCTGGGATTCGGCTAAACTTCCAGAAATTGCAGGACCGCAAGCGTTGAATAATACATTCTTTGCAAATCATTATTCACCGGACGATAATAGCCCAGAGATTAAATCATTTGTTGATGCATATAAGGCAGAATATAAGGAAACACCGGATGCTTTTGCTGCTTTAGCGTATGATGCTACCATGATGGTTATCGAGGCTATTAAACGGGCAAATAGTGTAGATACAGTGAAAATTAAAGATGAGTTGGCAAAAACAAAAGACTATAATGCTGTTTCAGGTAAGATTACTTTAAATGAAACACATGATGCAGTAAAAAGTGCTGTAATTATTGAGATGAAAGATGGTAAGCAAACCTTTAAAGAAAAAATTAATCCATAA
- a CDS encoding cation diffusion facilitator family transporter, whose translation MEYVDSNLKERTARLSVISNSVLVILKLLVGFYTGAVSIISEAAHSGVDLLASIVAFYAVRKADKPPDGNHAYGHGKFENLSGAIEAVLIVAAALWIVYEAWDKLHNTAKPEFLEYGIILMGISIGVNYWVSGKLFKVAKETGSHALEADALHLKADIWTSVGVLVGLVIIRITGIFWLDPMIAIVVAGVVFKAGYGMTKKSLYELTDISLPADEEQTIIDVITSHKEVISFHQLRTRRSGSWRLIDMHLILFKDMHLNKAHAVCDLIEAEIKDKLGPCDVVIHIEPCDYHEELGPCPLEE comes from the coding sequence TTGGAGTATGTAGATAGTAATTTGAAGGAACGCACGGCTAGGCTATCCGTTATTTCCAACTCTGTACTTGTAATATTAAAGTTGCTGGTAGGATTCTACACTGGAGCCGTTAGTATTATTTCGGAGGCAGCTCATTCAGGTGTAGATTTGTTAGCTTCCATTGTTGCGTTCTATGCTGTACGTAAGGCAGATAAACCGCCTGACGGGAATCATGCTTACGGTCATGGGAAGTTTGAAAATCTATCAGGAGCTATTGAAGCCGTATTAATTGTGGCAGCAGCATTGTGGATTGTTTATGAGGCATGGGATAAGCTTCATAATACAGCGAAGCCAGAGTTCTTAGAATATGGTATTATCTTGATGGGGATTTCTATAGGAGTAAATTATTGGGTATCAGGTAAATTATTCAAAGTGGCGAAAGAGACTGGTTCACATGCATTAGAGGCCGACGCATTACATTTGAAGGCTGATATTTGGACATCAGTAGGTGTATTAGTCGGTTTAGTCATTATCCGAATTACGGGAATTTTTTGGTTGGATCCAATGATTGCTATTGTGGTGGCGGGTGTGGTATTTAAGGCTGGTTATGGCATGACAAAAAAGAGTTTATACGAATTAACGGACATTAGCTTACCAGCAGACGAAGAACAAACAATTATTGATGTAATTACTAGTCATAAGGAAGTTATCTCTTTTCATCAACTCAGGACGAGGCGTTCTGGAAGTTGGCGTTTGATTGATATGCATCTTATTTTATTTAAGGATATGCATTTGAATAAAGCCCATGCTGTATGTGATCTAATTGAAGCGGAGATTAAGGATAAACTTGGCCCCTGTGACGTAGTCATACACATTGAGCCTTGTGATTATCATGAAGAGTTAGGGCCTTGTCCTTTAGAAGAATAG
- a CDS encoding ABC transporter substrate-binding protein — translation MKKWLLAAGFITVIIVGAVLAGCGSSPAANDSKEIRIGANVEMTGGVANYGKSALNGIQLAFKEVNAAGGVLGKQIKIIIADNKSEASEATNATTKLITQDKVSLIMGPITSSNALATLQVAQDNKIPVITPTGTNAKITVDNGKVRPYIFRSCFIDPFQGIVMANFAAKTLHVKTAVIYIDNSSDYSKNLAESFESQFVKNGGIVIGKEAFLQKDQDFKSTLTKIKALNPETIFIPAYYEEVGKIAKQAREMGLSIPLIGTDGWDDPKIAEVAGADALNNTFFSNHYSAQDTDPNIAKFVEAYKKEYGQEPNAFAALGYDAALMVVDSIKRANSTEPEKVREALEKVKNLQVVTGLITLDANHDPIKSGVVIEMKNGKQTFKEKINPE, via the coding sequence GTGAAAAAATGGTTATTGGCAGCTGGCTTTATTACAGTAATTATCGTTGGAGCGGTGCTAGCAGGGTGTGGATCATCGCCAGCAGCGAATGATTCAAAAGAAATAAGAATTGGTGCAAACGTTGAAATGACCGGCGGTGTTGCCAATTATGGTAAATCTGCTTTAAATGGCATTCAATTGGCCTTTAAAGAGGTAAATGCGGCAGGAGGGGTTCTTGGTAAACAAATTAAAATAATAATAGCTGATAATAAATCTGAGGCATCTGAAGCTACTAATGCAACAACAAAATTAATTACTCAGGATAAAGTTTCTCTTATCATGGGTCCTATTACTAGCTCTAATGCATTAGCAACCTTGCAAGTTGCCCAAGATAATAAAATTCCGGTTATCACCCCAACTGGAACAAATGCTAAAATTACAGTTGATAATGGTAAAGTAAGGCCTTATATCTTCCGTAGCTGTTTTATTGACCCTTTTCAAGGAATTGTTATGGCTAATTTCGCTGCGAAGACATTACATGTTAAAACAGCAGTCATTTATATTGACAACAGCTCAGATTATTCTAAGAACCTGGCAGAATCCTTTGAAAGCCAATTTGTTAAAAATGGTGGTATAGTTATAGGGAAGGAAGCGTTTTTACAAAAAGATCAGGATTTTAAATCAACACTAACTAAAATAAAAGCGTTGAATCCTGAGACAATCTTTATTCCTGCTTATTATGAAGAAGTAGGCAAAATTGCAAAACAAGCTCGTGAGATGGGACTTTCTATACCACTAATTGGCACAGATGGCTGGGATGACCCTAAAATAGCCGAAGTGGCTGGTGCTGATGCATTAAATAATACATTCTTCAGTAATCATTACTCTGCACAAGATACGGATCCTAATATTGCAAAGTTTGTTGAAGCTTATAAGAAAGAATATGGACAAGAGCCCAATGCTTTCGCAGCTTTAGGTTATGATGCAGCGTTAATGGTAGTGGATTCCATTAAGAGAGCCAATAGTACTGAACCTGAGAAAGTAAGAGAGGCACTAGAAAAAGTAAAAAACTTACAAGTAGTAACTGGTTTGATTACGTTAGATGCCAATCATGATCCGATTAAGAGTGGCGTTGTTATTGAAATGAAAAATGGCAAACAAACGTTTAAAGAGAAAATAAATCCTGAATAA
- a CDS encoding branched-chain amino acid ABC transporter permease codes for MDFSFTQQFIQQLINGISLGSIYALIALGYTMVYGIIKLINFAHGDIYMVGAYVAFFATTALKLSFFPALIISMVVAAVVGMTIERLAYRPLRKAPKIAILITAIGVSLLLEYGGMLLVTPQPRTFPALFESQVFNFGNIVVNSQQVIILAISVVLMIILTYVVQRTKIGKAMRAVSFDTDAARLMGIDVDRVISITFAIGSALAAAAGMLVGVYYNSIDPLMGIMPGLKAFVAAVLGGIGVIPGAMLGGIIMGIIEAMVSGFISSTFRDAAAFAILIIILLFKPSGLLGKNVREKV; via the coding sequence ATGGATTTTTCATTTACACAGCAATTCATACAACAATTGATTAATGGTATATCCCTAGGCAGTATATATGCGCTAATTGCCTTAGGTTACACCATGGTGTATGGTATCATTAAATTAATTAATTTTGCTCACGGTGATATTTATATGGTAGGCGCATATGTAGCATTTTTTGCAACAACAGCACTCAAACTTTCCTTTTTCCCAGCGTTAATTATATCCATGGTAGTGGCTGCCGTAGTTGGGATGACAATTGAAAGATTGGCTTATCGACCACTCAGAAAGGCACCTAAAATTGCTATACTGATAACAGCAATTGGTGTATCGTTACTACTAGAGTATGGCGGTATGCTGCTTGTTACACCGCAACCCCGCACTTTTCCAGCCTTATTCGAATCTCAGGTGTTTAACTTTGGTAACATTGTAGTGAATAGCCAACAGGTGATAATATTAGCAATTTCCGTAGTCCTTATGATTATTTTGACCTATGTTGTACAGCGTACAAAAATAGGTAAAGCTATGCGAGCTGTATCTTTCGATACAGATGCAGCGAGATTGATGGGGATAGATGTTGATCGCGTTATTTCTATTACCTTTGCCATCGGTTCTGCATTGGCGGCAGCTGCTGGTATGCTAGTGGGTGTGTACTATAATTCTATTGATCCATTAATGGGTATTATGCCGGGGCTTAAAGCCTTCGTTGCTGCTGTACTTGGTGGTATTGGAGTTATTCCAGGAGCGATGCTTGGTGGTATTATAATGGGCATCATTGAAGCTATGGTAAGCGGCTTTATCTCATCCACCTTCCGTGATGCTGCAGCGTTTGCCATTTTAATTATTATTTTACTATTTAAGCCATCTGGCTTATTAGGTAAAAATGTGCGTGAGAAAGTGTAG
- a CDS encoding DUF951 domain-containing protein produces the protein MIVRYEVGDIVKMKKSHPCGSDRWEITRTGIDFGLKCIGCGRYVLVPRPKFEKAVKEIVERKAT, from the coding sequence ATGATCGTTCGTTACGAAGTTGGCGATATCGTTAAAATGAAAAAAAGTCATCCCTGTGGGTCAGACCGCTGGGAGATTACACGGACAGGAATTGATTTCGGCTTGAAGTGTATAGGTTGTGGACGTTATGTTTTAGTACCCCGTCCTAAGTTTGAAAAGGCTGTAAAAGAAATTGTTGAGCGTAAAGCTACCTAA
- a CDS encoding ABC transporter substrate-binding protein: MSKKRLSFIGSLVTVAMVSLMLTGCGSTPSASDSKEIKIGGNMEMTGGVANYGKATKNGIELAFKEANAAGGVLGKQLKLIVADNKSEPSEATNAITKLITQDKVSVVLGPVASSNVLATLQVGQDNKVPVVTATGTNTKITVDDNGKVKPYAFRSCFIDPFQGTVMANFASKSLNAKTAVIYIDNSSDYSKGLAEAFEAQFVKNGGTIVGKEAFLQKDQDFKSTLTKIKVMNADTIFIPAYYEEVGKIAKQARELGISIPLIGTDGWDDPKVVEVAGAAALNNTFFSSHYSSQDTDPRIVKFVAAYKKEYGEEPNALAALGYDGALMVIDAIKRANSTDPSKIRDALEQTKDLQVVTGIITLDASHNPIKSGVVIEMKDGKQSFKEKINP; encoded by the coding sequence ATGTCAAAAAAGAGGTTGTCGTTTATTGGTTCATTAGTAACAGTAGCTATGGTTAGCCTAATGTTGACAGGTTGTGGCTCAACGCCATCGGCAAGTGATTCTAAAGAAATAAAAATTGGTGGCAATATGGAAATGACAGGTGGTGTTGCCAACTATGGTAAAGCTACCAAAAATGGTATTGAGCTAGCCTTTAAAGAAGCAAATGCAGCAGGGGGGGTTCTTGGTAAACAACTTAAATTAATCGTAGCAGATAATAAATCAGAGCCCTCAGAAGCTACAAATGCGATAACAAAGCTAATTACCCAGGATAAAGTATCTGTTGTTTTAGGACCCGTAGCGAGTTCAAATGTATTAGCAACTTTACAGGTAGGTCAAGATAATAAAGTTCCCGTTGTCACTGCTACTGGTACAAATACCAAAATTACAGTAGATGATAACGGTAAAGTGAAACCATATGCTTTCCGTAGTTGCTTTATCGATCCTTTCCAAGGAACCGTAATGGCTAACTTCGCTTCCAAATCCCTAAACGCAAAAACTGCTGTCATTTATATAGACAACAGTTCTGATTATTCCAAAGGACTAGCAGAAGCTTTTGAAGCCCAGTTTGTCAAAAATGGTGGAACAATTGTTGGCAAAGAAGCATTTTTACAAAAAGATCAAGATTTTAAATCAACTTTGACAAAAATTAAAGTAATGAATGCGGATACCATTTTTATTCCTGCATATTATGAAGAGGTAGGCAAAATTGCGAAGCAGGCTCGTGAATTAGGAATTTCTATACCGCTAATCGGTACAGATGGCTGGGATGATCCTAAGGTAGTAGAAGTCGCTGGCGCAGCCGCACTAAATAATACATTCTTTAGCAGTCATTATTCATCCCAAGACACAGATCCTCGAATTGTAAAATTTGTAGCTGCATATAAGAAAGAATATGGGGAAGAACCAAATGCCCTAGCTGCTCTAGGTTATGATGGTGCATTGATGGTAATTGATGCAATAAAACGCGCAAATAGTACAGATCCAAGTAAAATTAGAGATGCATTAGAACAAACAAAAGATTTACAAGTGGTAACAGGTATTATTACCCTCGATGCTAGTCATAATCCAATTAAGAGTGGCGTTGTTATCGAAATGAAAGATGGCAAGCAATCTTTTAAAGAAAAAATTAATCCTTAA